From a single Octopus sinensis linkage group LG5, ASM634580v1, whole genome shotgun sequence genomic region:
- the LOC115212140 gene encoding S-crystallin 3-like, with product MPTYNLFYFNGRGRAEICRILFAAAGVHYTDRRIKISEWNRFKNKMNFSILPVLQIDGETQIPQSMAIARYLAREFGFHGKNNVDMARIESICDCLNDILDDYLQLYYEKNFSKKVTAFSFHFLLFNILKPFIRPSKKLQSNKFHLATVNVCRLDETFVRGVYRSLRCYKQHREEYISLMVKRCRHILGIPDIDVSSFDVWDS from the exons ATGCCGACTTATAATTTGTTCTATTTTAATGGTCGTGGTCGTGCAGAAATTTGTCGAATTCTGTTTGCAGCCGCCGGTGTCCATTATACCGACCGAAGGATTAAAATCTCAGAATGGAACCGTTTCAAAAACA agATGAATTTCTCAATACTTCCCGTTCTACAGATTGATGGCGAGACACAAATTCCTCAAAGTATGGCCATTGCTAGGTACCTTGCTAGGGAATTTG GTTTCCACGGCAAGAACAACGTCGATATGGCTAGAATAGAAAGCATCTGTGACTGTCTCAATGATATCTTGGACGATTACCTGCAGTTGTATTATGAGAAAAATTTCAGCAAAAAGGTAACTGCTTTCTCGTTTCATTTTCTtctgtttaatattttaaaaccatTTATTCGTCCCTCAAAGAAACTCCAGTCAAACAAATTTCATCTG GCTACAGTCAACGTTTGTCGTCTAGACGAAACGTTTGTTCGAGGCGTTTACCGTAGCCTACGGTGCTATAAGCAACACCGTGAagaatatatatctcttatggtaaaaaggtgtcgCCATATATTAGGAATCCCAGACATTGATGTTTCAAGCTTCGATGTCTGGGATTCTTAA